The Pseudoalteromonas translucida KMM 520 genome has a window encoding:
- the trmJ gene encoding tRNA (cytosine(32)/uridine(32)-2'-O)-methyltransferase TrmJ, whose amino-acid sequence MILDDIRVVLVNTSHSGNIGSAARAMKTMGLSKLYLVDPACEVDSHASALAAGASDVLGNAVIVDTVADAIADCALTIGTSARSRTLSWPMVEPRECGEKLVSEAVNGPVALVFGRENSGLSNDELQLCNYHVCIPANPEYSSLNLAMAVQTLCYETRMAFLNQQPKIAEEDDTAYPSSKQTELFYGHLEETLFNTGFIIKQHPGMVMTKLRRMFNRARPEDAEMNILRGILTSINKSIPK is encoded by the coding sequence ATGATCTTAGATGATATTCGCGTTGTTTTAGTTAACACATCACACTCAGGTAATATTGGTTCGGCGGCTCGCGCCATGAAAACCATGGGCTTATCAAAGCTTTATTTAGTCGACCCAGCATGTGAAGTCGATAGTCATGCCAGTGCATTAGCCGCTGGAGCAAGTGATGTTTTAGGTAATGCTGTGATTGTTGATACTGTTGCTGATGCAATTGCCGATTGCGCATTAACCATTGGCACGAGTGCGCGCTCTCGCACACTATCTTGGCCTATGGTTGAACCACGTGAATGTGGTGAAAAGCTAGTAAGCGAAGCTGTGAATGGCCCGGTTGCTTTGGTGTTTGGTCGTGAAAATAGCGGCTTGAGCAACGATGAATTACAGCTTTGCAATTATCATGTTTGTATTCCGGCAAATCCAGAGTACAGCTCGCTTAATTTAGCTATGGCAGTGCAAACATTATGCTACGAAACGCGAATGGCGTTTTTAAATCAACAACCTAAAATAGCCGAAGAAGATGACACCGCTTACCCTAGCTCAAAACAAACTGAGTTATTTTACGGCCATCTTGAAGAAACACTGTTTAATACAGGGTTTATCATTAAGCAGCACCCAGGCATGGTTATGACCAAGTTACGCCGCATGTTTAATCGTGCTCGCCCTGAAGATGCTGAAATGAACATTTTGCGTGGTATTTTAACCTCTATAAATAAGTCGATACCTAAATAA